A single Bifidobacterium asteroides DNA region contains:
- a CDS encoding undecaprenyl-diphosphate phosphatase, producing MNFFEAILFGLVQALTEYFPVSSSAHIRIVGGLLGQDPGAAFTAIIQFGTELAVLLYFRHDIARILTHWFRCLAGKDGSSWRERMGSKDHDAALGWYIILGTLPIVVAGLLFQKIIETKLRNLWITVVVLIVFGLLLDYFDRHGRQNKEIRQMSARDALLFGIGQMLALIPGVSRSGGTMTFGRALGYTRESATRVSFLMAIPAVFGAGILETVKSLKNINADAAFPGWGATICATVVSFLLGYIVIIAFLKIVSRFSYRGFVIYRIGLAIFVAIMLMVGALPAVGGVAAS from the coding sequence ATGAATTTCTTCGAAGCCATTCTGTTCGGCCTGGTGCAGGCCCTGACGGAGTATTTCCCCGTCTCATCCAGCGCCCATATCCGCATCGTGGGCGGCCTGCTGGGCCAGGACCCTGGCGCGGCCTTCACAGCCATCATCCAATTCGGCACCGAGCTGGCGGTCCTGCTCTACTTCCGGCATGACATTGCCCGCATACTGACCCACTGGTTCCGCTGCCTGGCCGGCAAGGACGGCTCCTCCTGGCGCGAGCGGATGGGCTCCAAGGATCATGACGCGGCCCTAGGCTGGTACATCATTCTGGGAACCCTGCCCATCGTGGTGGCGGGCCTGCTCTTCCAGAAGATAATCGAGACCAAGCTGCGCAACCTCTGGATCACCGTGGTGGTGCTGATCGTCTTCGGCCTGCTGCTGGACTACTTCGACCGCCACGGCCGCCAGAACAAGGAGATCCGCCAGATGAGCGCCCGCGACGCCCTGCTCTTCGGCATCGGGCAAATGCTGGCCCTGATCCCCGGCGTATCCCGCTCGGGCGGCACCATGACCTTCGGCCGCGCCCTGGGCTACACCCGCGAGTCCGCCACCCGGGTCAGCTTCCTCATGGCCATTCCCGCCGTCTTCGGCGCCGGCATCCTCGAGACGGTAAAATCCTTGAAGAACATCAACGCGGACGCTGCCTTCCCCGGCTGGGGGGCCACCATCTGCGCCACCGTGGTCAGCTTCCTGCTGGGATACATCGTCATCATCGCCTTTTTGAAGATCGTCTCGCGCTTCTCCTACCGGGGATTCGTCATCTACCGGATCGGCCTGGCCATCTTCGTGGCCATCATGCTCATGGTCGGCGCCCTGCCCGCAGTAGGGGGCGTGGCGGCCAGCTGA
- a CDS encoding fructosamine kinase family protein — protein MAKTYRKSRGGAPAGFFECEGRGLQWLGQAQAQGGPRVVDVYDWGPDYLDIEEVASASPTPGAAYRFGAQLAHMHDAGADHFGSAPEGYTGTCYFGPLQDPLPMDVGAWDDPATYWAKGRLEPMVGMAMDRRALNRNDMKMTEEVIQALPELLGAAANDKPARVHGDLWSGNVMWTRNDGNTQAVLIDPAAHGGHREEDLAMLQLFGIPYLGQILDGYQSVHPLAAGYRNRTTLWQLYAIAGHCAFFGGGYVSEYRSMCRSLLG, from the coding sequence ATGGCCAAGACCTACAGAAAATCCAGGGGCGGGGCCCCGGCGGGATTCTTCGAGTGCGAGGGGCGTGGGCTTCAATGGCTGGGCCAGGCTCAGGCCCAGGGCGGTCCCCGGGTGGTGGACGTTTACGACTGGGGCCCGGACTACCTGGACATCGAGGAGGTGGCCTCCGCCTCCCCCACGCCTGGTGCCGCCTACCGTTTTGGCGCCCAGCTGGCCCACATGCATGATGCCGGGGCCGACCACTTCGGCTCCGCGCCCGAGGGCTACACGGGCACCTGCTACTTCGGACCCCTGCAGGATCCGCTCCCCATGGACGTGGGCGCCTGGGACGACCCGGCCACCTACTGGGCCAAGGGACGGCTGGAGCCCATGGTGGGCATGGCCATGGATCGGCGAGCCCTGAACCGCAATGACATGAAGATGACCGAAGAGGTGATCCAGGCCCTGCCGGAGCTGCTGGGCGCTGCCGCCAATGACAAGCCAGCCCGGGTCCACGGGGACCTGTGGAGCGGGAACGTCATGTGGACCAGGAACGACGGGAACACCCAGGCCGTCCTGATCGACCCTGCGGCCCATGGCGGCCACCGCGAGGAGGATCTGGCCATGCTGCAGCTGTTCGGCATCCCCTACCTGGGGCAGATTCTGGACGGTTACCAGAGCGTGCATCCCCTGGCGGCCGGCTACCGGAACCGGACCACGCTCTGGCAGCTCTACGCCATCGCCGGGCACTGCGCATTCTTCGGCGGCGGCTATGTGAGCGAGTACCGGTCCATGTGCCGGTCGCTGCTGGGCTGA
- the dnaJ gene encoding molecular chaperone DnaJ produces the protein MADYYEVLGVERGASDQDIKRAYRKMSRKYHPDIAGPEYEDKFKEVNSAYEVLSDPEKRRMYDAGVDPNDPQASQGGSPFDMGDVFNQFFGGGFGGTAQGPIPRTQPGRDALAQVSVDMKTAIFGGVVRTPISTYGLCQECGGSGAQKGTSPVTCPVCNGKGYAQKVVRTLLGQMMSQAPCERCEGHGTIIEHPCPVCNGHGRVRTRREVGVNVPAGVADGSRLRLASQGEVGEGGGAAGDLYVDITIKPDKHYTRSGQDLHCWIAVPMTWAVLGHQVDLETFDGQRQVDIPAGCQPDQEITIKGLGVTRLGNREERGDIIVHVLVQIPTKLDDDQRRLIEDFANSHDSEARQVPQSAKPAGAWGRKGIFGKLKDIFS, from the coding sequence GTGGCAGATTACTACGAGGTTTTGGGAGTCGAGCGCGGCGCGAGCGATCAGGACATCAAGCGTGCCTATCGCAAGATGAGCCGCAAGTACCACCCGGACATCGCCGGGCCTGAATACGAGGACAAGTTCAAGGAGGTCAACAGCGCCTACGAGGTGCTCTCCGACCCCGAGAAGCGGCGCATGTACGACGCGGGCGTGGACCCCAACGACCCGCAGGCCTCCCAGGGGGGCAGCCCCTTCGACATGGGCGACGTCTTCAACCAGTTCTTCGGCGGCGGCTTCGGGGGCACCGCCCAGGGGCCCATTCCGCGCACCCAGCCCGGCCGGGACGCCCTGGCCCAGGTCTCCGTGGACATGAAGACCGCCATCTTCGGCGGCGTGGTGCGCACCCCCATCAGCACCTACGGCCTCTGCCAGGAGTGCGGCGGCTCGGGGGCCCAGAAGGGGACATCCCCGGTGACCTGCCCGGTCTGCAACGGCAAGGGCTATGCCCAGAAGGTGGTGCGGACCCTGCTGGGGCAGATGATGAGCCAGGCACCCTGCGAGCGGTGCGAGGGCCACGGCACCATCATCGAGCACCCCTGCCCGGTCTGCAACGGCCACGGCCGTGTGCGCACCCGGCGCGAGGTGGGCGTCAACGTGCCCGCAGGCGTGGCTGACGGCTCCCGGCTGCGGCTGGCCTCCCAGGGCGAGGTGGGCGAGGGCGGCGGTGCCGCCGGCGACCTGTATGTGGACATCACCATCAAGCCCGACAAACACTACACCCGCAGCGGCCAGGATCTGCACTGCTGGATCGCCGTGCCCATGACCTGGGCCGTGCTGGGCCACCAGGTTGACCTGGAGACCTTCGACGGCCAGCGCCAGGTGGACATCCCCGCCGGCTGCCAGCCCGACCAGGAGATCACCATCAAGGGCCTGGGAGTAACCAGGCTCGGCAACCGGGAGGAGCGCGGCGACATCATCGTCCACGTGCTGGTCCAGATCCCCACCAAGCTGGACGACGATCAGCGCCGCCTTATTGAGGACTTCGCCAACAGCCACGACTCCGAAGCCAGGCAGGTCCCGCAGAGCGCCAAGCCTGCCGGAGCCTGGGGCCGCAAGGGGATCTTCGGCAAGCTCAAGGACATCTTCAGCTGA
- the hrcA gene encoding heat-inducible transcriptional repressor HrcA has protein sequence MPNTRRMLVLRAVVEDYIRSREPVGSGSLTRNHQLGVSSATVRNDMAALESEGYLIQPHTSAGRIPTQKGYRYFVDRLATIVPLSAAQRRGINAFLSGSVNLEDTLQHAARLLAQITGQIAVVASPSLASSNLRRAELIGLSRGTVLMVVITDTGRVVQRTLHGPLQEDPNALADLSDKINRQCQDLPLDRAADRCRMLADSLTEGRDKSMLRLVATVFDEMATREQTSGLYMAGTSQLTHSQAVSLGDLGSLLDALEEQVVLMRLMRAQSELSRESNGVSVAIGTETRTPELAHASVVTSGYGHARSRQTDGSEADEPVAFVGSIGPTHMDYPATMSAVRAVASYLTGFLAGDGEP, from the coding sequence TTGCCTAATACCAGACGCATGCTGGTGCTGCGCGCGGTCGTCGAGGACTATATCCGTTCTCGCGAGCCGGTAGGGTCGGGTTCGCTCACCAGAAATCATCAGCTTGGAGTCAGCTCCGCCACCGTGCGCAACGACATGGCGGCCCTGGAGAGCGAGGGCTACCTGATCCAGCCCCACACCTCGGCCGGCCGCATCCCCACCCAGAAGGGCTACCGTTACTTCGTCGACAGGCTGGCCACCATCGTGCCCCTGTCCGCCGCCCAGCGCCGGGGGATCAACGCCTTCCTGTCCGGGTCGGTCAACCTGGAGGACACCCTGCAGCACGCCGCCCGGCTTCTGGCCCAGATCACCGGGCAGATCGCCGTGGTGGCCTCGCCCTCCCTGGCCAGCTCGAACCTGCGCCGGGCCGAGCTCATAGGACTGAGCCGGGGGACCGTGCTTATGGTGGTCATCACCGACACCGGCCGGGTGGTCCAGCGCACCCTGCACGGGCCCCTGCAGGAGGACCCGAATGCCCTGGCGGATCTGTCCGACAAAATCAACAGGCAGTGCCAGGACCTGCCCCTGGACCGCGCCGCCGACCGCTGCCGCATGCTGGCCGACTCCCTGACCGAGGGCCGTGACAAGTCCATGCTGCGCCTGGTGGCCACGGTCTTCGACGAGATGGCCACCCGGGAGCAGACCAGCGGCCTCTACATGGCCGGCACCTCCCAGCTGACCCACAGCCAGGCCGTCTCCCTGGGGGACCTGGGCTCGCTGCTGGACGCCCTGGAGGAGCAGGTGGTGCTCATGCGGCTCATGCGGGCCCAGAGCGAGCTTTCCCGCGAGAGCAACGGGGTCAGCGTGGCCATCGGCACCGAAACCAGGACCCCGGAGCTGGCCCACGCCTCGGTGGTGACCAGCGGATACGGGCATGCCCGGTCCAGGCAGACCGACGGCTCCGAAGCCGACGAGCCCGTGGCCTTCGTGGGCTCCATCGGCCCGACCCACATGGACTATCCGGCGACCATGAGCGCGGTTCGTGCCGTGGCCTCGTATTTGACCGGTTTTTTGGCAGGCGACGGGGAGCCGTGA